Below is a window of Fimbriimonadaceae bacterium DNA.
TTTACGACTCAATGATCTCCCGCTACCTCACGGGAGCATCTGGCGAGGAGGAGCTTTCCGACACTCTTACGGTTGGCATGCGGAGATCTCTTTCGCTGCGTTACGGCGAAAACCCACATCAGACAGCCGCGCTTTACGTCGATCCATTAGGGGATGCCGGTATTGCCCGCGCCCATCAACTTTGGGGCAAAGAGCTTAGCTACAACAACATCCTTGATGGAGACGCGGCATGGGAGCTTGTTGCCGACTTGCCGGAAGGATCTTGCGCGATTATCAAACACGGGAATCCTTGCGGCGCGGCCAAAGGGGCGACACTTGCCGAGAGCTACCGCACAGCGCGGTCGAGCGATCCGATCTCTGCCTTTGGAGGGATTGCGGCTTTTCATGGCTTAGTGGACTTGGAAGCTGCCGAAACCATGGCGGAGAAGGGCAATTTTCTTGAAGTGGTGATCGCCACGGGCTTTACGGATGAGGCGCGTACGGTTTTTGCCGAGCGTTCGGGCTGGGGCAAGGATGTCCGGTTGCTGGAAACACCATTGCCGCCAAAAAAGAGCAGCCTCTCTATCCGCAGTATTCGCGGCGGAGCGCTCGTTCAAGGAACGGACGAGGACCCCGGCAACGAATGGCAAATTGCGACCGACAAGAAGCCGACGCCCGAACAAGCGGAGGCTTTGCGTTTCCTTTGGGCCGTGGTACAGCATGTGAAATCGAACGCGATCGTGGTTGGCGTGAAAGATCGGCTGTTGGGTACTGGGGCTGGACAGATGAACCGCGTACAATCTGTTCGGTTAGCGTTGGACCAAGCCGGTGAGGGCTCAGTGGGGGCTTGTCTTGCCAGCGATGCCTTTTTCCCATTTCCCGACAGCATTGAGACTGCAGCAAAGGCAGGGATCGTCGCCGTTATTCAGCCTGGCGGAAGCAAAAAGGACGCTGACGTGGTGGCTGCAGCGAACGAATTAGGAATCGCAATGGTCTTTACAGGTACGAGACATTTCCGCCATTGATGTAACCTTCGCGGAATAGGGTATCGTCTACAAGCTCAGAGGGTCAACCGTGAAAACGCAGACAGATTGGATCGTATTTGCAGTATCGATAGTGCTTGCACTCATCATTTCTGGCATTCTCTTTGCCATGCGGCGACAAGTGGACAAGCCGCAGGCTCCGACGCCAGTCAACGTCGCCGATCCGGCGTATCCGACAGGAGACGTCGTTTATACGAACGGACTTCCCGGCGCAAACAGCAGCGGCAGTGGTGGAGCAGGCTCCCCAGGAATGCAGGCTAACGCTCCGGCAGGTGGCGGTGGTGCAGCTGGTGGCCGCAGCCGTCCTTCATTGGGCGTTTCCGGCGGCTAAATTACTCTTTAGCGGCCTGGTTACCTAGCTTTATTGAGAATCGGGTTCGGTTTCGGTCACACTATCTTTGGCCGTCGCCGAACCCGGAGTCTTTATTAGATGCCCCTTCCGCCCGTTATTAACGTAGGGTTTTACAACTACGTGCTTACCGATAAGATCGTTGCCCTCGTGAGCAGCGAATCGGCACCTATGCGAAGGCTTGTCCAGTCGCTTAGGAAGTCGGGCAATCTCATCGACGCCACTCAAGGAAGACGCACAAAGTCGATCATTTTTACAACTGGAGACGCGGTTGTACTCTCGGCGATTTCTCAGGAGACGCTCGCAAAACGCTTGAGCACCGGGGAGGCCGCACTTGACGAAGAGTAATGGTGGCCTTTGGCGTCGCATCAGCCATCGGTTTACCCGTGACATCGGCATTGATCTGGGTACTGCGAACACCCTTGTCCACGTGGCAGGTCAGGGCATTGTTCTCCGCGAGCCCAGTGTCGTTGCTATCAACAAGGACACTGGAGAGGTCTTAGCAGTTGGCGAAGAGGCCAAGCGGATGCTCGGACGGACCCCGGCGAATATCGTCGCGATTCGCCCCCTGAAAGACGGTGTCATTGCCGACTACGATCAGACCGAGAAGATGCTGCGTGACCTTATCGGCAAGGTCTCCCGACGTTTTGTATTGCAGCAAACCGTCGTGGTTGGCATCCCCAGCGGCGTCACCGAAGTCGAGCGCCGTGCCGTTATCCAGGCTAGCGAGCGAGCAGGCGCAACTCGGGCCTATGTCATCGAAGAGCCGATGGCGGCGGCGATTGGAGCGGGATTGCCCGTCGAAGAGCCAATTGGCTCGATGATCGTCGATATTGGCGGGGGTACCACCGAGGTTGCCGTGATCTCACTTGCGGGCATTGTGCACTCTCGTTCGATCCGCATCGCCGGAGATGAGATCGACGAAGCAATCAGCTCTTACGTGCGCCGAGCCTACAACCTCTTTATCGGCGACCGGACTTCTGAGCAGGTCAAGCTCGAGATTGGCAGCGCGTTTCCGCTTGAGCAGGAGATGCAGGTCACGATCAAGGGTCGCGACCTTGTCACAGGCTTGCCTAAGAGCGCGGTCATCACGAGCGAGGAGGTGCGGATGGCAATTGCCGAGCCCCTTAATCAGATCGTTGAAGCCGTCAAACTCACCCTCGAAGCCACGCCGCCCGAACTTGCCGCCGACGCGATGAACACTGGCATCGTACTTGCGGGAGGTGGGGCGCTTCTCAGGGGCATCGAACGTCTTATCAATCAAGAAACCGGGATGCCCGTGTTGATCGCTCGCGATCCTTTAAGCTGTGTCGCGCTTGGAACAGGAATGGTTGTGGAAGCGCTGCACGAAAACCCGCAGATCCGTCGTATGCTAGAGAAGTCCTCGAAGCTGTGAAGCCAAAACCCTATCGCGATGTGATTGTCGTCATCGTGCTTTGCGCGGTGGGAGTTTTGCTGGGTCGCCTCCAGAATTCGGCGCGCAACGCGGGAGGCCTCGATTTTTTCACTTCAAGCGTGCAAATGGCAGTTCGCCCGGGCACGATAGTGTTCACCAGCATCGCCGACAGCGTTGGAAGCTTCTTTTATGGCATCACGCATGCCTCCTCATTAACCATTGAGAACCGAAGACTCAAAGAGATCGAGGCCAGGGCTGCAATTTACGACGAGCAAACAGAGTATTACCGGCGCGAGATTGACCGTTTGCGCAAAGACCTCTCGCTCACCACTTTCCCGGGCCGAACCAAGATCCCCACGCGCATTATCGGATATTCGCCGTATGAGAACCGTATCACTCTGGACAAGGGGACGGAGGCTGGCATTAAGGCTGGTCTACCCATCCTGACTCCGGCTGGCTTCGTCGGAGTGGTGCAAAGCGCAGATGCCAAGACGAGTCAGGCCCTGCTGATCTCTTCACGCGCCCTTCAGATCGGGGCGCGCATCGACCGAACTCCGGCCGTGACAGGACTCCTGCGAGGCGACAGCCCGGGCGCTATGATTCTGGATGGCATCGACTATGCCACGACCCTACAGGTTGGCGATCTCGTGATGACTTCCGGCTTCTCGGATCACATCCCCCGAGGGATTCCTATTGGTAGGATCATTCGGATTGAGGACGACGAGGACAACGGCTCGAAGCGCTGCATCGTCTTCCCGAACGTACAAATCGGAGATGTTCATGAGGTGTTTGTCATCCGATGAACCCTGCCAAGTACATCGTGACCGCAGCGGTGACTCTGTGGGTATGTGCCGCAATGCAGCAGGCTTTAGCCGCTCGGCTGGGGATTTTTGGCGCGAGTCCCGACTTCCTGCTGGTAGCACTTACGGCCTTGTGTCTGTTCTCTCCCAAACCGATTGGAGGGGCGTATCTTGGATTTGTAGCGGGAGCATTGAACGGGGCGATTGCGGGAGCTAATCTGACCCATTACATCTTCAGCCGTGTGCTGGGCGGTTTTTTGGCGGCAAAGTCACGCAATCCTAAATATCCGCCAAAAGCGCCGACGATTTTCGCAACAATGGCGGGAGTTACCCTTGTTTCTCAGATCGTCCTTATGTTTTTTGCCCCACCGTCGGGCATCGCTGGCTTCCTGGGGGCTACAATTCTCTCGGCGCTGTACAATGGCGTACTTTGTCTGCCGTTGCACGCTCTCTTACAACGAATTCTGAAGCCGGTCTATCGGTAGCAGGACCGCGAAAATCATGAGCAAAATCAACGTCTTTGAAATGGCGCGGCAACAACTTGCCATCGCCGCCAAATATCTCGACCTCGACGACGGCCTCCACCGAGTGCTGGCGAGCCCGAAGCGGCAACTCATCGTCAACTTCCCCGTAGTGATGGACGATGGGCGAGTGGAATGTTTTGAGGGCTACCGAGTTCAGCACAACATTAGCCGTGGGCCGTCAAAGGGCGGTATTCGCTTCCACCCCGATGTCGATGTGGATGAAACCACAGCCTTGGCCATGTGGATGACCTGGAAGTGCGCGGTCGCCAACATCCCTTACGGCGGCGCAAAGGGCTCCGTCAAGGTGGACACCAAGAAACTATCCAAGCGAGAGCTTGAAAAGCTCACACGGCGCTTTGCGTCCGAAATAAACATCGTCGTGAGCGAGCGCGGAGATATTCCCGCCCCCGATATCGGAACCAATGCACAGGTCATGGCCTGGATCATGGACACGTTCTCGATGCACCAGGGCTACACCACCCCAGGCGTCGTCACCGGTAAGCCACTCGAACTAGGCGGCTCCGAAGGTCGTGTCGAAGCCACCGGACGTGGCGTAGTCGTTGCCGCAGAAGAGGCGGCAAAGACCATTGGAATGGATTTCCAGGGCGCGAAGCTCGTTGTCCAGGGATTTGGCAACGTCGGCTCAATCGCCGCCCGTATCGCCGAAGAGCGCGGCGCGATTGTCGTCGGTGTTAGCGATGCCCGAGGCGGCATCTATAATCCAAAGGGTCTTCCCGTAGGAGAGCTTTGTCGCCGCTTTGCTGGCCGCGATGGCGGACTTCAGGAGTACAAAGAGGCGGAAGCGGTCTCGAACGAGGACC
It encodes the following:
- the purH gene encoding bifunctional phosphoribosylaminoimidazolecarboxamide formyltransferase/IMP cyclohydrolase produces the protein MRRALLSVTDKSGVVEFAQGLVALGFDLVSTGGTAKALRDAGLAVTDVSEVTGFPEMLDGRVKTLHPLVHGGLLGDVRQESHRTAMLEADITPIEVVCVNLYAFEKTVTNPHTLEEAIESIDIGGPAMIRAAAKNHANVCVVVDPNDYDSVLSSLSDGTERDLRTRLAAKAFRHTAFYDSMISRYLTGASGEEELSDTLTVGMRRSLSLRYGENPHQTAALYVDPLGDAGIARAHQLWGKELSYNNILDGDAAWELVADLPEGSCAIIKHGNPCGAAKGATLAESYRTARSSDPISAFGGIAAFHGLVDLEAAETMAEKGNFLEVVIATGFTDEARTVFAERSGWGKDVRLLETPLPPKKSSLSIRSIRGGALVQGTDEDPGNEWQIATDKKPTPEQAEALRFLWAVVQHVKSNAIVVGVKDRLLGTGAGQMNRVQSVRLALDQAGEGSVGACLASDAFFPFPDSIETAAKAGIVAVIQPGGSKKDADVVAAANELGIAMVFTGTRHFRH
- a CDS encoding DUF370 domain-containing protein, producing the protein MPLPPVINVGFYNYVLTDKIVALVSSESAPMRRLVQSLRKSGNLIDATQGRRTKSIIFTTGDAVVLSAISQETLAKRLSTGEAALDEE
- a CDS encoding rod shape-determining protein; this encodes MSHRFTRDIGIDLGTANTLVHVAGQGIVLREPSVVAINKDTGEVLAVGEEAKRMLGRTPANIVAIRPLKDGVIADYDQTEKMLRDLIGKVSRRFVLQQTVVVGIPSGVTEVERRAVIQASERAGATRAYVIEEPMAAAIGAGLPVEEPIGSMIVDIGGGTTEVAVISLAGIVHSRSIRIAGDEIDEAISSYVRRAYNLFIGDRTSEQVKLEIGSAFPLEQEMQVTIKGRDLVTGLPKSAVITSEEVRMAIAEPLNQIVEAVKLTLEATPPELAADAMNTGIVLAGGGALLRGIERLINQETGMPVLIARDPLSCVALGTGMVVEALHENPQIRRMLEKSSKL
- a CDS encoding rod shape-determining protein MreC; its protein translation is MKPKPYRDVIVVIVLCAVGVLLGRLQNSARNAGGLDFFTSSVQMAVRPGTIVFTSIADSVGSFFYGITHASSLTIENRRLKEIEARAAIYDEQTEYYRREIDRLRKDLSLTTFPGRTKIPTRIIGYSPYENRITLDKGTEAGIKAGLPILTPAGFVGVVQSADAKTSQALLISSRALQIGARIDRTPAVTGLLRGDSPGAMILDGIDYATTLQVGDLVMTSGFSDHIPRGIPIGRIIRIEDDEDNGSKRCIVFPNVQIGDVHEVFVIR
- a CDS encoding Glu/Leu/Phe/Val dehydrogenase, which translates into the protein MSKINVFEMARQQLAIAAKYLDLDDGLHRVLASPKRQLIVNFPVVMDDGRVECFEGYRVQHNISRGPSKGGIRFHPDVDVDETTALAMWMTWKCAVANIPYGGAKGSVKVDTKKLSKRELEKLTRRFASEINIVVSERGDIPAPDIGTNAQVMAWIMDTFSMHQGYTTPGVVTGKPLELGGSEGRVEATGRGVVVAAEEAAKTIGMDFQGAKLVVQGFGNVGSIAARIAEERGAIVVGVSDARGGIYNPKGLPVGELCRRFAGRDGGLQEYKEAEAVSNEDLLELPCDMLFPSAISAQISGDNADRIKAKLIAEGANGPTTPEADDILSDKGILVVPDILANSGGVVVSYFEWVQDLQNFFWEEDIVNKNLEKIMRASYAHVHDTMMRHKTNMRTAALIIGVKRVADATVMRGIYP